A window from Bufo bufo chromosome 1, aBufBuf1.1, whole genome shotgun sequence encodes these proteins:
- the LOC120994704 gene encoding regulatory solute carrier protein family 1 member 1 isoform X1 — MHVCVICRRRGRTADKESTSEAGPSLVPPMDGSTHPVHNSDNVPSAHQASTPLSASESRDVPREDVACTSGSHTGGSEQVGHTSNLLGSAVAVDQPGVESSSSLTSVVDGDSGLVLATAVKSAVTTITNAGSEVYKESGCEPHVDNAPPPSTLTPVEDGVQEMTQVLCAMTEDMMELGTEVIPDLDGCRPQINITVQDPECQHVFRNDPPTNPEESEDVDNATKHDCPKPPSTSVQDGDESCFSLATALKELHKLLIISGQGSAWARDDGALGAEADHVDDVQGSHRESCQNGDVDNDLHLETGMSGQVADEVPRSNEADSLQVTSRNDYSSDCMESSDVSAPDQPLPGTVRSQDADTGAMHNSGDREAEEEQVLELSRESEGAVCEWSSSMTPSDPTSHSAVERIVSAGFTMHDALVALERADGNVEMALLALLVKNIVVPT, encoded by the exons ATGCATGTGTGTGTTATCTGCCGCAGGAGGGGCCGCACCGCAG ACAAAGAATCTACCTCAGAGGCAGGTCCGTCACTGGTTCCACCGATGGATGGATCTACCCACCCTGTCCACAATTCAGACAACGTCCCCAGTGCTCATCAAGCGTCCACCCCACTCTCTGCCTCAGAAAGCAGAGACGTTCCCAGAGAAGATGTTGCCTGCACTAGCGGGTCCCATACAGGAGGCAGTGAGCAAGTGGGTCACACATCCAATTTATTAGGATCTGCAGTCGCTGTTGACCAACCTGGAGTAGAGTCTTCATCTTCTCTGACATCTGTTGTTGATGGAGATTCAGGACTCGTGCTAGCTACTGCTGTTAAGTCTGCAGTTACCACCATTACTAATGCTGGCTCGGAGGTTTACAAGGAATCTGGGTGTGAGCCTCATGTAGATAACGCACCTCCTCCTTCCACGTTGACCCCAGTGGAAGACGGAGTACAAGAAATGACGCAGGTTCTTTGTGCCATGACTGAAGACATGATGGAACTTGGCACAGAGGTAATTCCTGATCTTGATGGCTGCAGACCCCAGATAAACATCACTGTCCAGGATCCTGAGTGCCAACATGTGTTCCGCAATGACCCTCCAACTAATCCGGAGGAGTCGGAGGACGTGGACAATGCAACCAAGCATGATTGCCCAAAGCCACCAAGCACCTCTGTCCAGGATGGAGATGAAAGCTGTTTCTCCTTGGCCACTGCCTTGAAAGAACTCCATAAGTTACTGATCATCAGTGGTCAAGGATCTGCTTGGGCTAGAGATGATGGAGCTTTGGGTGCTGAGGCTGATCATGTGGATGATGTTCAGGGCAGTCATCGGGAATCATGCCAAAATGGAGATGTGGACAACGACCTTCATCTGGAGACAGGAATGAGTGGACAAGTCGCTGACGAGGTGCCTCGGTCTAATGAGGCAGACTCCTTACAGGTAACCTCCAGAAATGACTATTCTAGCGACTGCATGGAGTCATCTGATGTATCTGCTCCTGATCAGCCCCTGCCTGGTACTGTGCGGAGTCAAGACGCAGACACTGGTGCGATGCATAACTCCGGTGACCGAGAAGCGGAGGAAGAACAAGTCCTAGAACTAAGCCGTGAATCTGAGGGAGCGGTCTGTGAATGGAGCTCATCTATGACTCCATCAGATCCCACTTCACATTCTGCTGTAGAGCGCATTGTGAGTGCAGGGTTCACCATGCATGATGCCCTTGTCGCCCTGGAAAGAGCTGATGGGAACGTGGAGATGGCGCTGCTCGCTTTGCTTGTTAAGAACATTGTTGTCCCCACCTAA